Proteins encoded by one window of Simiduia curdlanivorans:
- a CDS encoding thiol:disulfide interchange protein DsbA/DsbL — MRIFLALIGLMVSLVACADGNAPEKYQAGVHYTVLDAPVRTADASKIEVTEVFWYGCGHCYHFEPLVQPWKKALADDVNFVQSPAMWNGAMELHARAFYVAKALGVSEQMHGPLFEAMNVAGKRLANEAEIQEIFVANGVDADKFTKAFSSFGVTGQVRQADARARSYRITGTPELVVEGKYRISAKEAGGQPQMLEVASFLIEKVRAERAK, encoded by the coding sequence ATGCGTATTTTCTTGGCCTTAATCGGTCTAATGGTCTCCTTAGTGGCATGTGCCGATGGCAATGCACCTGAAAAGTATCAAGCGGGCGTGCATTACACCGTGTTGGATGCGCCAGTGCGGACAGCTGATGCCAGCAAGATCGAAGTTACCGAGGTATTTTGGTATGGCTGTGGTCACTGCTATCACTTCGAGCCGCTGGTTCAGCCTTGGAAAAAGGCCTTGGCCGACGACGTTAACTTCGTACAGTCGCCCGCCATGTGGAACGGTGCCATGGAGCTACACGCCCGTGCCTTCTATGTCGCTAAAGCATTGGGTGTTAGCGAGCAGATGCACGGCCCCTTATTTGAAGCCATGAATGTGGCCGGTAAGCGCCTAGCCAACGAAGCGGAGATCCAAGAGATTTTCGTGGCCAATGGTGTTGACGCGGATAAATTTACCAAAGCCTTTAGCTCCTTCGGCGTAACCGGCCAAGTTCGTCAGGCCGATGCGCGGGCGCGTAGCTACCGTATTACGGGTACGCCGGAGTTGGTAGTGGAAGGTAAATATCGCATCTCGGCGAAAGAGGCTGGCGGTCAACCGCAAATGCTGGAAGTGGCCAGTTTCCTGATCGAGAAAGTGCGCGCCGAGCGGGCTAAGTAA